The following are encoded together in the Nocardioides thalensis genome:
- the eccD gene encoding type VII secretion integral membrane protein EccD: MSQGLSQGTGTSGLVRVTVSSGTRRVDLVLPGAVPLAELLPELARSVGLLDPATVHGGYRVVTADGRRLGTDAGLTLQGVEDGGLLTLTAGVDEPVARVYDDVVEAMTDVVEHDLRPWQPSAGRRTALVAAAILLVLGALALLVQRESDLAVFAAGAISLALCAGAIVLSRAQREAEVAVGVAWLGAVFAALAGYMLAPEDSPAYADPLAAAGAGALVAGLVCVIGLGEGRILVFPPVVLGALALAAGLVVRGTDADPATLLVTLLGVVVLLGSVFPWLALGATSTNVAQLYSPADITADPDDIDPGKVASDARLAHEILLAISGTVGLLLLLVAPVAVTLGVTGALLAVDACLVVMLRTRQYRTGSEVLVGLGSGIAGLAVTAGAVLALQPDWRPTLAVALAVAGAALLVATMTPSAPSVRRGRAGDVLETVALLALVPLLVVATGLFDSVAGSL; encoded by the coding sequence ATGAGTCAGGGCCTGAGTCAGGGCACCGGCACCTCGGGACTGGTGCGCGTCACCGTCAGCTCCGGGACCCGCCGCGTGGACCTCGTCCTCCCCGGCGCCGTGCCGCTGGCCGAGCTCCTGCCGGAGCTCGCGCGCAGCGTCGGCCTGCTCGACCCCGCGACCGTCCACGGCGGTTACCGCGTCGTCACCGCCGACGGACGTCGCCTGGGCACCGACGCCGGCCTGACCCTCCAGGGCGTGGAGGACGGCGGACTGCTCACCCTCACCGCCGGTGTCGACGAGCCCGTCGCGCGGGTCTACGACGACGTCGTCGAGGCGATGACCGACGTCGTCGAGCACGATCTCCGCCCCTGGCAGCCGAGCGCCGGCCGGCGTACCGCGCTGGTCGCCGCGGCCATCCTGCTGGTGCTCGGCGCGCTCGCGCTGCTGGTCCAGCGCGAGTCCGACCTGGCCGTGTTCGCCGCCGGCGCGATCTCGCTCGCCCTGTGCGCGGGCGCGATCGTGCTGTCCCGCGCGCAACGGGAGGCCGAGGTCGCGGTCGGCGTCGCCTGGCTTGGCGCGGTGTTCGCGGCGCTCGCCGGCTACATGCTCGCCCCCGAGGACTCCCCGGCGTACGCCGACCCGCTGGCCGCCGCAGGTGCGGGCGCGCTCGTTGCGGGCCTGGTGTGCGTCATCGGGCTCGGCGAGGGACGGATCCTGGTCTTCCCGCCGGTGGTGCTCGGGGCCCTCGCGCTCGCCGCGGGGCTGGTCGTGCGCGGCACCGACGCGGACCCGGCGACGCTGCTCGTCACCCTGCTCGGCGTCGTGGTGCTGCTGGGCAGCGTGTTCCCGTGGCTGGCTCTCGGCGCCACCTCGACCAACGTCGCCCAGCTCTACTCGCCGGCCGACATCACCGCCGACCCCGACGACATCGACCCGGGCAAGGTCGCGTCCGACGCGCGGCTCGCGCACGAGATCCTGCTCGCGATCTCCGGAACGGTGGGGCTCCTGCTGCTGCTCGTCGCGCCGGTCGCGGTCACGCTCGGTGTCACCGGTGCCCTGCTCGCGGTCGACGCCTGCCTGGTCGTGATGCTCCGCACCCGGCAGTACCGCACCGGCTCGGAGGTCCTCGTCGGCCTCGGCTCGGGCATCGCCGGGCTCGCGGTCACTGCGGGCGCCGTACTCGCTCTCCAGCCGGACTGGCGTCCCACCCTCGCCGTCGCGCTCGCGGTCGCGGGTGCCGCGCTGCTGGTCGCGACGATGACCCCCTCCGCGCCGTCGGTGCGCCGTGGCCGCGCCGGTGACGTGCTCGAGACGGTCGCCCTGCTGGCGCTGGTGCCGCTGCTGGTGGTGGCGACCGGCCTGTTCGACTCCGTCGCCGGGTCGCTGTGA
- the eccB gene encoding type VII secretion protein EccB: MSTKKDLVEAYAFSRRRLVTAFVSGAPGGREVEPARPGRTIVAGIAIAVLLLAGAAIAGVFDNRDDVDWDESGLIVDADSGALYVILEDDIPGFDEPRLRSVVNVTSAQLILGSDVEAQEVSGEEIGGEPKGQPVGIIGAPATVPPADDLINTGWTSCTGDGYGVRTHVGEESQVTPAPEAGLVVTTGKESYLVATGPSVGETPETARSYLLPRSPDSLLRDLGVDLERDAVPVAEEWLSLFPTGATLDESGLSIAGAGSRLPDAIADEYPTRTRVGDYFVDDDGRSYVVTADGALEIGEFGLEVLVHSTPGGHRPAERAPDAVDLTFADEDPEATFWPVSGDLADVTDEGEEVCAVLRSEPGARPAVEIGVDPDDEVSAAAAAADAGEAGVEDVTVESGFGAVVRRGGWAGAESEAPYLVDDRATAYRLRGQTEVANLGYDGVSAVVVPDVWLELFAEGPELSQDAALCPPTTDPDAQCR; encoded by the coding sequence GTGAGCACCAAGAAGGACCTCGTCGAGGCCTACGCGTTCAGCCGACGCCGGCTGGTCACCGCGTTCGTGTCCGGGGCGCCCGGCGGGCGCGAGGTCGAGCCGGCGCGTCCGGGCCGCACCATCGTGGCGGGCATCGCGATCGCGGTGCTGCTGCTGGCTGGTGCCGCGATCGCGGGCGTCTTCGACAACCGCGACGACGTCGACTGGGACGAGTCGGGGCTGATCGTCGACGCTGACTCCGGCGCCCTCTACGTGATCCTCGAGGACGACATCCCAGGCTTCGACGAGCCGCGGCTGCGGTCGGTCGTCAACGTCACCTCGGCCCAGCTGATCCTCGGCAGCGACGTCGAGGCGCAGGAGGTGTCGGGGGAGGAGATCGGCGGCGAGCCGAAGGGCCAGCCCGTCGGCATCATCGGAGCGCCCGCGACGGTGCCGCCCGCGGACGACCTGATCAACACCGGCTGGACCTCCTGCACGGGCGACGGGTACGGCGTCCGCACGCACGTGGGCGAGGAGTCCCAGGTGACGCCCGCTCCCGAAGCGGGGCTGGTGGTCACGACGGGCAAGGAAAGCTACCTGGTCGCGACCGGGCCCTCCGTCGGCGAGACGCCCGAGACCGCGCGCAGCTACCTGTTGCCGCGCTCTCCCGACAGCCTGCTGCGCGACCTCGGTGTCGACCTGGAGCGCGACGCGGTCCCGGTCGCCGAGGAGTGGCTGTCGCTGTTCCCGACCGGTGCCACGCTGGACGAGAGCGGGCTCTCGATCGCCGGCGCCGGGTCGCGGCTGCCCGACGCGATCGCGGACGAGTACCCGACCCGCACGAGGGTCGGCGACTACTTCGTCGACGACGACGGCCGCTCCTACGTCGTCACCGCCGACGGCGCGCTCGAGATCGGCGAGTTCGGCCTCGAGGTGCTGGTCCACTCCACGCCCGGCGGCCACCGCCCGGCCGAGCGCGCGCCGGACGCGGTCGACCTGACCTTCGCCGACGAGGACCCCGAGGCCACGTTCTGGCCGGTCAGCGGCGACCTCGCTGACGTCACCGACGAGGGCGAGGAGGTGTGCGCGGTGTTGCGGTCCGAGCCCGGCGCCAGGCCCGCCGTCGAGATCGGGGTCGACCCCGACGACGAGGTGAGCGCGGCTGCAGCGGCCGCCGACGCCGGCGAGGCGGGCGTCGAGGACGTCACGGTCGAGTCCGGGTTCGGCGCCGTCGTGCGCCGCGGTGGCTGGGCGGGCGCCGAGTCCGAGGCGCCGTACCTCGTCGACGACCGCGCGACGGCGTACCGGCTGCGCGGCCAGACCGAGGTCGCCAACCTCGGCTACGACGGGGTCTCCGCGGTGGTCGTGCCGGACGTGTGGCTCGAGCTCTTCGCGGAGGGTCCCGAGCTGTCGCAGGACGCCGCGCTGTGCCCGCCGACCACCGACCCGGACGCGCAATGTCGCTAG
- a CDS encoding S8 family serine peptidase: MAGLAVTGVVALSVPPVHAAPPAALAENPDCAGVDAESPREEVIADNLPYEALQVRAAHELLEREGRAPGAGVTVVVVDTGVRADLVDDQEVLRGTGEIPSPRGTVVAGIAAGADDGDLPIGVAPGADVVSLKVHDIGYAADPDEELVEPSADAVASGLEWVRSRRSSLGDRIVVVVPLAVDRTPALASAVRGLDAAGVLVVAPGGDRSEPDAGSPLDGFAGEEGIPPGENAVGEAWPAGFRSVLAVGASPLGADASSSVAVQNSDVDVAAPTYGGVSYGLNGSPCVVMTVSTEYAAAYVAGVAALVWSGRPADDADELRDRLVRTADGGTDPSAVSRATGHGVVQPVEALQRRTLPADGARRDEVARRAEPPGAREDLLASTRRDAVWWGLAGGTALVVALLLRPVLARRRR, from the coding sequence TTGGCCGGGCTGGCGGTCACGGGCGTGGTCGCTCTGTCGGTCCCGCCGGTCCACGCCGCCCCGCCGGCCGCGCTGGCGGAGAACCCCGACTGCGCGGGCGTCGACGCCGAAAGCCCGCGCGAGGAGGTCATTGCCGACAACCTCCCCTACGAGGCCCTCCAGGTGCGGGCAGCGCACGAGCTGCTCGAGCGCGAGGGACGGGCGCCCGGGGCGGGGGTCACCGTCGTGGTCGTCGACACCGGGGTCCGCGCCGACCTCGTCGACGACCAGGAGGTGCTGCGCGGGACGGGTGAGATCCCGAGCCCGCGCGGGACCGTCGTCGCCGGGATCGCCGCCGGGGCCGACGACGGCGACCTGCCGATCGGGGTCGCACCCGGTGCCGACGTGGTCAGCCTCAAGGTCCACGACATCGGCTACGCCGCCGACCCCGACGAGGAGCTCGTCGAACCGTCAGCGGACGCGGTCGCCTCGGGGCTGGAGTGGGTGCGGAGCCGCCGCTCGTCGCTGGGCGACAGGATTGTCGTGGTCGTCCCGCTCGCCGTCGACCGGACACCGGCCCTCGCGAGCGCCGTCCGGGGCCTCGACGCCGCCGGCGTGCTGGTGGTCGCCCCGGGCGGCGACCGCTCCGAGCCCGACGCCGGTTCGCCCCTCGACGGCTTCGCCGGCGAAGAGGGCATCCCGCCCGGCGAGAACGCCGTGGGCGAGGCGTGGCCGGCCGGTTTCCGGTCGGTGCTGGCGGTCGGCGCCTCGCCGTTGGGCGCCGACGCCTCGTCGTCGGTCGCCGTGCAGAACAGCGACGTCGACGTCGCGGCTCCGACGTACGGCGGCGTCTCGTACGGCCTTAACGGCAGCCCCTGCGTGGTGATGACCGTGTCCACCGAGTACGCCGCGGCGTACGTCGCCGGCGTCGCCGCCCTCGTGTGGTCGGGTCGGCCGGCGGACGACGCCGACGAGCTGCGCGACCGGCTGGTCCGCACCGCCGACGGCGGCACCGACCCGTCGGCCGTCAGCCGCGCCACCGGGCACGGGGTCGTGCAGCCCGTCGAGGCGCTCCAGCGCCGTACCCTCCCCGCCGACGGGGCCCGTCGCGACGAGGTCGCACGCCGCGCGGAGCCGCCCGGCGCGCGCGAGGACCTGCTCGCGAGCACCCGCCGCGACGCGGTGTGGTGGGGCCTCGCCGGCGGCACGGCGCTCGTGGTCGCCCTGCTGCTCCGCCCCGTGCTCGCGCGTCGCCGTCGCTGA
- a CDS encoding DNA polymerase III subunit gamma and tau yields the protein MDSPLALYRRYRPETFAEVIGQEHVTEPLRAALAGNRVNHAYLFSGPRGCGKTTSARILARALNCEQAPVADPCGECDSCRDLARGGPGSIDVIEIDAASHGGVDDARELREKAFFAPVKSRYKVYIIDEAHMVTTQGFNALLKLVEEPPPHLRFIFATTEPDKVIPTIRSRTHHYPFRLIPPRLLSSYLSDLCEKEGVAIEPAALPLVVRAGAGSARDTLSVLDQLLGGAGSDGVTYALASGLLGYTPDTLLDDVVDAFAAGDGASVFRVVDKVIETGQDPRRFTEDLLRRLRDLVIVSAVPDAPATGLLDVADDQGERLVAQAARFGRAELTRAADLVAAGLTDMRGATAPRLLLELICARILLPAADHSTDGLTARLDRLERRISITGTPTAAPAAPADPLPAQDRPAPSRAERAAPERAERPAPAEPEPAPTPVADQPDPAPPATPEPPKVEVQRAPAPSLETSGAAAAAEPTPTATPPAGGLTLADVRRLWPDVIDACKSLRRATWSLVGQTAQVSSFTDGLLTLGFTSGGLRDQFVSGGHEPVLSQAIVDVVGIKPRIEAIIDQGAQPGTPPPPAAAPAPSQPAAAPAAAADDPPPWATDAPAPERQAEPEQRVSRRPPPEAFAAPPEPPPEEPGDDPDSAVRLDDADADHESGAELLARELGAQVIDEYPRS from the coding sequence GTGGACTCACCGCTCGCGCTCTACCGCCGCTACCGGCCCGAGACCTTCGCCGAGGTCATCGGGCAGGAGCACGTGACCGAGCCGCTGCGCGCCGCCCTCGCCGGCAACCGGGTCAACCACGCCTACCTCTTCTCCGGACCGCGCGGCTGCGGCAAGACGACCAGCGCGCGCATCCTCGCCCGCGCGCTCAACTGCGAGCAGGCGCCGGTCGCCGACCCGTGCGGAGAGTGCGACTCGTGCCGCGACCTCGCCCGCGGCGGCCCGGGCTCGATCGACGTCATCGAGATCGACGCGGCGTCCCACGGCGGCGTCGACGACGCCCGCGAGCTGCGCGAGAAGGCGTTCTTCGCGCCGGTCAAGAGCCGCTACAAGGTCTACATCATCGACGAGGCCCACATGGTGACGACGCAGGGCTTCAACGCCCTGCTCAAGCTCGTCGAGGAGCCCCCGCCCCACCTGCGGTTCATCTTCGCCACCACCGAGCCCGACAAGGTCATCCCGACGATCCGGTCGCGCACCCACCACTACCCGTTCCGGCTGATCCCACCGAGGCTGCTGTCGTCGTACCTCTCCGACCTGTGCGAGAAGGAGGGCGTCGCGATCGAGCCGGCCGCGCTGCCGCTCGTCGTGCGCGCTGGGGCGGGGTCCGCGCGTGACACGCTGTCCGTGCTCGACCAGTTGCTCGGCGGCGCCGGGTCCGACGGCGTGACCTACGCCCTGGCGAGCGGGCTGCTCGGCTACACGCCCGACACGCTGCTCGACGACGTGGTCGACGCGTTCGCCGCCGGCGACGGCGCGTCGGTCTTCAGGGTGGTCGACAAGGTGATCGAGACCGGCCAGGACCCGCGCCGGTTCACCGAGGACCTGCTGCGCCGGCTCCGCGACCTCGTCATCGTCTCCGCGGTCCCCGACGCGCCCGCGACCGGTCTGCTCGACGTCGCCGACGACCAGGGCGAGCGGCTGGTCGCGCAGGCCGCCCGCTTCGGGCGCGCCGAGCTCACCCGCGCCGCCGACCTCGTGGCCGCCGGCCTCACCGACATGCGCGGAGCGACGGCGCCCCGGCTGCTGCTCGAGCTGATCTGCGCCCGGATCCTGCTGCCGGCCGCCGACCACAGCACCGACGGCCTCACCGCCCGCCTCGACCGCCTCGAGCGGCGGATCTCCATCACCGGTACGCCGACCGCGGCCCCCGCCGCGCCTGCCGACCCGCTTCCGGCCCAGGACCGCCCGGCCCCCTCGCGCGCCGAGCGGGCGGCGCCCGAGCGGGCCGAGCGTCCCGCGCCCGCCGAGCCGGAGCCCGCGCCGACCCCGGTCGCCGACCAACCCGATCCCGCTCCGCCAGCGACGCCTGAGCCGCCGAAGGTCGAGGTGCAAAGGGCCCCAGCGCCGAGCCTCGAAACCTCCGGCGCTGCAGCGGCCGCAGAGCCCACTCCCACGGCGACCCCGCCGGCCGGCGGGCTGACCCTGGCCGACGTACGACGCCTCTGGCCCGACGTGATCGACGCCTGCAAGTCGTTGCGTCGCGCCACCTGGTCGCTGGTCGGCCAGACGGCCCAAGTGTCCTCGTTCACCGACGGCCTGCTGACGCTCGGATTCACCTCCGGGGGGCTCCGCGACCAGTTCGTGAGTGGTGGCCACGAGCCGGTGCTGAGCCAGGCGATCGTCGACGTCGTCGGCATCAAGCCGCGCATCGAGGCGATCATCGACCAGGGCGCGCAGCCCGGCACGCCCCCGCCACCCGCCGCAGCGCCGGCGCCGTCCCAGCCGGCCGCGGCCCCGGCAGCGGCCGCCGACGACCCGCCGCCGTGGGCCACCGACGCTCCCGCCCCGGAGCGGCAGGCCGAGCCGGAGCAGAGGGTGTCGCGCCGACCGCCGCCCGAGGCGTTCGCCGCGCCGCCCGAGCCTCCCCCCGAGGAGCCCGGCGACGACCCCGACTCCGCCGTGCGCCTCGACGACGCCGACGCCGACCACGAGTCCGGTGCCGAGCTGCTCGCGCGCGAGCTCGGCGCCCAGGTGATCGACGAATACCCCCGCTCATGA
- a CDS encoding YbaB/EbfC family nucleoid-associated protein → MTQQPGSPEGSNPLEALAAGLGGLDLGGLMQQAQQMQAQLQDAQAKLADTVVDGSVAGGAVTVSVTGTGEVTAVAITADAVDGTDEQALAELGDLIVAAYRDAKSKADDLAEQMLGPVAGGLGGSTDTPPTPGQLGFT, encoded by the coding sequence ATGACGCAGCAGCCCGGCTCCCCCGAGGGCAGCAACCCGCTGGAGGCGCTTGCCGCCGGCCTGGGCGGGCTCGACCTGGGCGGGCTCATGCAGCAGGCCCAGCAGATGCAGGCGCAGCTCCAGGACGCGCAGGCGAAGCTCGCCGACACCGTGGTCGACGGCTCGGTCGCCGGCGGTGCCGTCACGGTGAGCGTCACCGGCACCGGCGAGGTGACCGCGGTGGCCATCACCGCCGACGCCGTCGACGGCACCGACGAGCAGGCGCTCGCCGAGCTCGGCGACCTGATCGTCGCCGCCTACCGCGACGCGAAGTCCAAGGCCGACGACCTCGCCGAGCAGATGCTGGGCCCGGTCGCAGGCGGCCTCGGCGGCTCGACCGACACCCCGCCGACGCCGGGCCAGCTCGGCTTCACCTGA
- the recR gene encoding recombination mediator RecR has translation MYEGVVQDLIDELGRLPGVGPKSAQRIAFHLLQADPADVRRFAEVLLEVKEKVKFCSVCFNVAEDDQCRICRDPRRDPSVLCVVEEYKDVVAIERTREFRGRYHVLGGAISPIDGIGPDQLHIKELLSRLGDDAVTEVILATDPNLEGEATATYLTRMLSPLGLRITRLASGLPVGGDLEYADEVTLGRAFVGRQAAT, from the coding sequence ATGTACGAAGGTGTCGTCCAGGACCTGATCGACGAGCTCGGCCGGTTGCCGGGCGTCGGTCCCAAGAGCGCGCAGCGCATCGCGTTCCACCTGCTGCAGGCGGACCCGGCCGACGTACGCCGGTTCGCCGAGGTGCTCCTCGAGGTCAAGGAGAAGGTGAAGTTCTGCTCGGTGTGCTTCAACGTCGCCGAGGACGACCAGTGCCGCATCTGCCGCGACCCGCGCCGCGACCCCTCGGTCCTGTGCGTCGTCGAGGAGTACAAGGACGTCGTCGCCATCGAGCGCACCCGGGAGTTCCGTGGCCGCTACCACGTCCTGGGTGGCGCGATCTCCCCGATCGACGGTATCGGCCCCGACCAGCTCCACATCAAGGAGCTGCTGTCACGGCTCGGTGACGACGCGGTGACGGAGGTGATCCTGGCGACCGACCCCAACCTCGAGGGCGAAGCGACAGCGACGTACCTCACCCGAATGTTGTCCCCGTTGGGGTTGCGCATCACCCGGTTGGCGAGTGGACTCCCTGTGGGAGGAGATCTCGAGTACGCCGACGAGGTCACTCTCGGACGCGCATTCGTCGGAAGGCAGGCAGCGACATGA
- a CDS encoding DUF5063 domain-containing protein, whose translation MTEQLPGQAALEALLAVESENVRFADEIAASVSAFVEALPVIATEATGGQAVSLLLLQISQVSLAGARLGAQRDFAPRDEYQPDVGPEPDVDNLRMRLSELLGDLDTYSYVFDPYAPEVVEGQLSDDLASIASDLENGLRHYRAGDVDEALWWWQYSYVASWGTLAGAAQMALLSVIQHDRLDVELPSESDVIEAAEAALDTTGV comes from the coding sequence ATGACCGAACAGCTCCCCGGGCAGGCCGCTCTCGAGGCCCTGCTCGCCGTCGAGTCGGAGAACGTCAGGTTCGCCGACGAGATCGCCGCGTCCGTCTCGGCGTTCGTCGAGGCGCTCCCGGTGATCGCCACCGAGGCGACCGGGGGACAGGCCGTCTCCCTCCTCCTGCTGCAGATCAGCCAGGTCTCCCTTGCGGGAGCGCGGCTCGGCGCGCAGCGCGACTTCGCCCCACGCGACGAGTACCAGCCCGACGTCGGCCCGGAGCCCGACGTCGACAACCTGCGGATGCGGCTGTCCGAGCTGCTCGGCGACCTCGACACCTACAGCTACGTCTTCGACCCCTACGCTCCCGAGGTCGTCGAGGGCCAGCTCTCCGACGACCTCGCGAGCATCGCCAGCGACCTCGAGAACGGGCTGCGCCACTACCGCGCCGGTGACGTCGACGAGGCCCTCTGGTGGTGGCAGTACTCCTACGTCGCCAGCTGGGGCACGCTCGCCGGCGCCGCCCAGATGGCGCTGCTGTCGGTGATCCAGCACGACCGGCTCGACGTCGAGCTCCCCTCCGAGAGCGACGTCATCGAGGCGGCCGAGGCGGCGCTGGACACGACCGGGGTGTGA
- a CDS encoding aspartate kinase, producing the protein MGIVVQKYGGSSVADAAGIKRVAQRIVATRKLGHDVVVVVSAMGDTTDDLIDLANEVSPLPPARELDMLLTAGERISMAVLAMAIQSLGHEARSFTGSQAGVITDAEHGRAKIIDVTPGRIRAAIDEGAIAIVAGFQGVSQTTKDITTLGRGGSDTTAVALAVALKADVCEIYSDVDGIFTADPRIEPRARKVPRISYEETLEMAAQGAKILHLRCVEYARRYDMPIHVRSSFSDKEGTWVVKAEDVRQEDSSMEAAIITGVAHDRSQAKITVVGVPDKPGEAAALFRAVADAQINIDMIVQNVSAAATGLTDISFTLPRGEGQTAMTALDRIKEAVGFDSLQYDDSVGKVSIVGAGMSSAPGISARFFEALSEAGVNIEMISTSEIRVSVVVAETQVQDAVNAAHAAFDLGSDEIEAVVYGGTGR; encoded by the coding sequence GTGGGCATTGTCGTGCAGAAGTACGGCGGCTCGTCGGTCGCTGATGCCGCTGGCATCAAGCGTGTGGCGCAGCGCATCGTCGCCACCCGCAAGCTCGGCCACGACGTGGTGGTCGTCGTCTCGGCGATGGGTGACACGACCGACGACCTGATCGACCTCGCCAACGAGGTCTCCCCGCTGCCGCCCGCCCGCGAGCTCGACATGCTGCTGACCGCGGGCGAGCGAATCTCGATGGCGGTGCTCGCCATGGCGATCCAGAGCCTCGGCCACGAGGCGCGCTCGTTCACCGGGTCGCAGGCGGGCGTCATCACCGACGCCGAGCACGGCCGGGCGAAGATCATCGACGTCACCCCGGGCCGGATCCGCGCCGCCATCGACGAGGGCGCCATCGCGATCGTCGCGGGCTTCCAGGGCGTCTCCCAGACCACGAAGGACATCACCACGCTGGGCCGGGGCGGCTCCGACACCACCGCAGTGGCGCTCGCGGTCGCGCTGAAGGCCGACGTGTGCGAGATCTACTCCGACGTCGACGGCATCTTCACCGCCGACCCGAGGATTGAGCCGCGGGCGCGCAAGGTCCCGCGGATCTCCTACGAGGAGACCCTCGAGATGGCCGCGCAGGGCGCCAAGATCCTGCACCTGCGGTGCGTCGAGTACGCCCGCCGCTACGACATGCCGATCCACGTGCGCTCGTCCTTCTCGGACAAGGAAGGCACCTGGGTCGTGAAGGCCGAAGACGTCCGTCAGGAGGACAGCAGCATGGAAGCCGCGATCATCACCGGTGTCGCCCACGACCGCAGCCAGGCCAAGATCACCGTGGTCGGCGTGCCCGACAAGCCCGGTGAGGCCGCGGCCCTGTTCCGCGCGGTCGCGGACGCGCAGATCAACATCGACATGATCGTCCAGAACGTGTCGGCGGCAGCGACCGGCCTGACCGACATCTCGTTCACGCTCCCGCGCGGCGAGGGCCAGACGGCGATGACGGCGCTCGACCGCATCAAGGAGGCCGTCGGCTTCGACAGCCTCCAGTACGACGACAGCGTCGGCAAGGTCTCGATCGTCGGCGCCGGCATGAGCTCCGCCCCCGGCATCTCAGCCCGCTTCTTCGAGGCGCTCTCGGAGGCCGGCGTCAACATCGAGATGATCTCCACGTCGGAGATTCGCGTCTCCGTCGTGGTCGCCGAGACCCAGGTCCAGGATGCCGTCAACGCCGCGCACGCCGCGTTCGACCTCGGCTCCGACGAGATCGAGGCCGTCGTCTACGGCGGCACCGGCCGCTGA
- a CDS encoding aspartate-semialdehyde dehydrogenase: MKIGIVGATGQVGVAMRQILLERDFPADEVRFFASARSAGKTLAFGDREVVVEDAATADPSGLDVALFSAGATTSRALAPKFAEAGVIVVDNSSAFRKDPAIPLVVSEVNPEAAAGVIEAGHGIIANPNCTTMAAMPVLKPLHDEAGLVRLIASTYQAVSGSGVAGVEELATSVAAAGDKARELAYDGEAVAFPEPGVYKRTIAYNVLPFAGNLVEDGLEETDEEQKLRNESRKILGIPDLRVSGICVRVPVFTGHSLAINAEFASPMPVARAKELLAGAPGVELSDIPNPLEAAGKDPSYVGRLRQDPGVDDDRGLALFVSNDNLRKGAALNTVQIAELILASR, translated from the coding sequence ATGAAGATCGGAATCGTCGGTGCCACCGGCCAGGTCGGCGTCGCCATGCGCCAGATCCTCCTTGAGCGCGACTTCCCCGCCGACGAGGTGCGGTTCTTCGCCTCGGCGCGCTCGGCCGGCAAGACGCTCGCGTTCGGCGACCGCGAGGTCGTCGTCGAGGACGCCGCGACCGCCGACCCATCCGGTCTCGACGTCGCCCTGTTCTCGGCCGGCGCGACCACGTCGCGGGCGCTGGCGCCGAAGTTCGCCGAGGCGGGCGTGATCGTCGTCGACAACTCCTCGGCCTTCCGCAAGGACCCCGCCATCCCGCTCGTCGTCTCCGAGGTCAACCCCGAGGCCGCCGCGGGCGTGATCGAGGCCGGTCACGGCATCATCGCCAACCCCAACTGCACGACGATGGCGGCGATGCCGGTCCTCAAGCCGCTCCACGACGAGGCGGGGCTGGTGCGGCTGATCGCCTCGACCTACCAGGCCGTCTCCGGCTCCGGTGTCGCCGGCGTCGAGGAGCTGGCCACGAGTGTCGCCGCGGCGGGCGACAAGGCCCGTGAGCTCGCCTACGACGGCGAGGCGGTCGCGTTCCCCGAGCCCGGCGTCTACAAGCGCACCATCGCCTACAACGTGCTGCCGTTCGCCGGGAACCTCGTCGAGGACGGCCTCGAGGAGACCGACGAGGAGCAGAAGCTGCGCAACGAGTCGCGCAAGATCCTCGGCATCCCCGATCTGCGCGTCTCCGGCATCTGCGTGCGGGTCCCGGTCTTCACCGGTCACTCTCTGGCGATCAACGCCGAGTTCGCGTCTCCGATGCCGGTCGCCCGCGCCAAGGAGCTGCTCGCCGGCGCCCCGGGTGTCGAGCTCTCCGACATCCCCAACCCGCTCGAGGCCGCCGGCAAGGACCCGTCGTACGTCGGCCGCCTGCGCCAGGACCCGGGCGTCGACGACGACCGCGGCCTCGCGCTCTTCGTCTCCAACGACAACCTCCGCAAGGGCGCCGCCCTCAACACGGTGCAGATCGCCGAGCTGATCCTCGCCTCCCGCTGA